A segment of the Bacillus licheniformis DSM 13 = ATCC 14580 genome:
TTTTCTTCTGTAGTAAAAGCCCATGATCACGCCCGCGGCACTTACTGGAATAGCAAACATCAGTCCGCCTAAGGAACCGGCAATCAATGAAACGGGTAAACTGACCAACCCCACCGAAATCCCCGGCTTTAGACCGTGCCTGATCGTTTGAACCATTGCAGGCAGCGGCAGCGTCAATAAAAGAATGGTTCCGATGAAAGGAATATAGAGGCTGATCATCAGCAAAACGGCAAAAATACTGACCATGATAGCGCCTTCTACTAAAGCTCTTGTTTGTTTCACTTGTTCACCTCGTATGTTGAAATGTCATGAATCAAAAAGAGCAGCATAGACGACTGCTCTTTTCTAACGTCGCAATTTCATTTTCAAATAAAGACGATGAGATGAGCAGGTCTCGGCCTTCTCTCATTGTTTCTTTATTCTAACATAAGGTCAAATCGCAAGTAAAACGATCATAAGGCTTGAAAGCGAGCGAATGTTCCATGTGAAACAGTGTCAGTCGAGAAACCCCGATTTTTCTTTATTTTTCTTTCTCGCCTTTCTGATCAGCAACAATATAATCAAAACTGCGACCAGAAGCGTCACGCGAAGCCCTCCGCTCAAAAATAGAAAAAAGTCCTTCAACATATCCAACACATTGATCACCTCTCACTGTTGTCACTTAGATGCAAAAATCCCGTATTATTTGACTTCCCCTTTCCAAAACGGTCTAAAACGTCCCTCAGATTCTTCTTAACCTTTAGACGGTAATGGGCATATGCTGACTAAGAAAAAGCAATAAAGGAGAATATGAATGACAACAAAAACATTGGCTTGGCATGAAACGTTGGAGTTGCATGAACTAATCGCGGCACAGTCTGTCGGATTGGTGAAGATCAAGAAAAGCATGAAGAAAATCAGCGACCCTCAGTTAAGACAGCTTTACAGCGTGTCAGCAAAAGCATTGGAGCAAAATTTAAGAGAGCTTCTTCCCTTTTTGCCAAAAGCTCCAGCATTTCAGCGGGAGGATGAACGGGCTGACTTGTATTTTGATGCGGGTGATCTGTTGGTGCTGGCGAAAACGACCGTTCGAAACTATGCGATTGCGATCACGGAAACGGCGACGCCCGAGCTCAGGAGAGTGCTTGTTAAACAAATCAATGCGGCCATTAAGTTGCATGAACAAGTTTTTTATTTTATGTACCAAAGAGGCTTATATCCCGCCTATAACCTCGTCGACCTGCTAAAAGGCGACGCCATGCATGCGCAAAAAGCGATATCGATGAGATAAAAAAGCCAGCGAGGATAGAATCCTCACTGGCTCTGTTTTTTGCTATTTTACGATTAAAACCGGACACTTCACTCTTTTCGCCACTTTATGGCTGACACTTCCGAGCACCATTTCCTGCAAAGTGTTCAGCCCCCTGCTTCCGATAATCACGATATCAACATCATGATGGTTGGCGTACGATACAATGGCCGGGCCCGGATCCCCGTGCTGCATCGTCATTTGATAGGGAACGGCCGCCTGTTTTAATTTATTTTCTATCGACAGCAGCCTGCTGCGCCGTTCGCGTTCGAGTTCTGTACGGTTTTCGCTATGCAGGACTTCATGTTTTGCTCTCGCATAATCCAATACATAAATCATGTCGACGACCGCTTCGTTTGACATGGAAGCCAGATGAATCGCATGATCGGCAGCTCTTTCAGAATGCTTGGAACCGTCAGCAGCCAGCAGTATATGTCTATACACCCTTCATCACCCGTTTCTTAGTGATTTGACACTGAACGATGAGGTTGATCATAGGTTGCTAATTTTTCGACCAGCTTCCAGCTGGATTCATTTAATCCAATCAAGTCAACATCTATTCCTTGCTCTTTCATTTTCAAAACGACTTTATCGATAGCCGCCACAGCGGAATCATCCCATATATGGGCCTCAGAAAAATCAAGAATGACCTTTTTCGTTTGCTCTCCCGTTTTAAAGGAGTTTACGAAATCTTGAACCGATGCAAAGAAAACTTGTCCTTTGATGATGTACTTGACCGCGTTTTCTTCTGACTTTTCTTCAATTTTTAGTTTGGAGATTTTCGCTACGAAGAAGATTGCGCTTAAAATCACGCCGGCGAAAACCCCTTTTGATAAATCGTGGGTGGCCACAACGGTAACGACGGTTACAATCATGACAATGGAATCCGTCAGCGGCACCTTTCTTAACATGCTAAACGAAGACCAGTCAAACGTCCCGATCGATACCATAATCATCACGC
Coding sequences within it:
- a CDS encoding spore coat protein is translated as MTTKTLAWHETLELHELIAAQSVGLVKIKKSMKKISDPQLRQLYSVSAKALEQNLRELLPFLPKAPAFQREDERADLYFDAGDLLVLAKTTVRNYAIAITETATPELRRVLVKQINAAIKLHEQVFYFMYQRGLYPAYNLVDLLKGDAMHAQKAISMR
- a CDS encoding universal stress protein translates to MYRHILLAADGSKHSERAADHAIHLASMSNEAVVDMIYVLDYARAKHEVLHSENRTELERERRSRLLSIENKLKQAAVPYQMTMQHGDPGPAIVSYANHHDVDIVIIGSRGLNTLQEMVLGSVSHKVAKRVKCPVLIVK